One segment of Leuconostoc lactis DNA contains the following:
- a CDS encoding tRNA (cytidine(34)-2'-O)-methyltransferase, with amino-acid sequence MTNHIVLFEPVMPANTGNIARTTAGTDAVLHLIEPLGFELDDKHVKRAGLDYWKHVQLVKHDSLPDFLDTLRETDHLYLVSKFANYDYTQPDYSVTDGDHYFLFGKETTGLPEVFMRQNPDKAIRIPQDDTHIRSLNLSNTVAIVLYEALRQQSFPNLETTHTYEQDKLK; translated from the coding sequence ATGACAAATCATATTGTGTTATTTGAACCGGTAATGCCGGCCAACACTGGTAATATTGCCAGAACAACTGCAGGAACGGATGCCGTATTACATCTGATTGAACCTTTAGGGTTTGAATTAGATGATAAGCATGTTAAGCGTGCTGGATTGGATTACTGGAAACATGTCCAATTGGTCAAGCATGATAGTCTACCAGACTTTCTAGACACTTTGCGTGAGACGGATCATCTCTATTTAGTTTCAAAGTTTGCGAACTACGACTATACCCAACCCGATTATTCGGTTACTGATGGCGATCATTATTTCCTCTTTGGTAAAGAAACGACTGGCTTGCCAGAAGTCTTTATGCGCCAAAACCCAGATAAAGCGATTCGTATTCCACAAGATGACACGCATATTCGATCATTAAACTTATCAAATACTGTGGCGATTGTCTTATATGAGGCACTGCGTCAACAAAGTTTCCCTAATTTGGAAACAACGCACACCTACGAACAAGATAAATTGAAATAA
- the mvaD gene encoding diphosphomevalonate decarboxylase, with protein MTTTATAHTNIALIKYWGKKDPILNLPTTSSISLTLNEFYTRTTVSQNASADELLINGQPFDSQRIHRFLDMLRDTLGDFAPLTVASENHVPTGAGLASSASAFAALTGAVTRELGLDLDNMTLSRLARRGSGSASRSFYGHFAIWHEGHDDASSFAESLHAPDMPIALVVAEVSTAMKKVGSTEGMRRAATSPDYATWVKNSAAQLRDMQAAIQASDIEKIGTIAEANALAMHDLNRTARLEPFTYFTNDTTDILTLVADMRRQGLLAFATLDAGPNVKIITTQAHAPLIVSQLQAAMPDLHLEITTSGAGIHYDN; from the coding sequence ATGACAACCACAGCAACTGCCCATACCAACATTGCCCTCATTAAATATTGGGGGAAAAAAGATCCTATTTTAAATCTACCAACCACGAGCTCAATTTCACTAACGCTCAATGAATTTTATACACGCACGACCGTAAGCCAAAATGCTTCAGCTGATGAATTACTGATCAACGGGCAACCTTTTGATAGCCAACGTATCCACCGCTTCTTAGATATGCTACGCGATACTTTGGGTGACTTTGCCCCACTGACTGTTGCATCAGAAAATCACGTGCCAACCGGTGCAGGACTCGCGTCCTCTGCCTCAGCTTTTGCGGCTTTAACTGGCGCAGTAACGCGCGAATTGGGACTCGATCTCGATAACATGACATTATCGCGTTTAGCCCGTCGGGGTTCTGGTTCCGCTTCACGCTCGTTTTATGGTCATTTTGCCATTTGGCATGAAGGTCATGATGATGCCTCATCATTTGCCGAAAGTTTGCATGCCCCCGACATGCCCATTGCCTTAGTGGTCGCGGAAGTCTCAACGGCCATGAAAAAGGTGGGGTCGACTGAAGGGATGCGGCGCGCGGCAACATCGCCTGATTATGCGACTTGGGTTAAAAATAGTGCGGCCCAATTACGTGATATGCAAGCCGCAATTCAAGCCAGTGACATTGAAAAAATCGGCACGATTGCCGAAGCCAATGCCTTAGCGATGCATGATTTGAACCGAACAGCCCGCCTGGAACCATTCACTTATTTTACCAATGACACAACCGACATTTTGACCTTGGTCGCTGACATGCGCCGTCAAGGGTTACTAGCTTTTGCAACGCTTGATGCCGGTCCAAATGTTAAAATCATCACCACGCAAGCACACGCACCACTGATTGTGTCACAGTTACAAGCCGCTATGCCTGATCTCCATCTTGAAATCACCACTAGCGGTGCAGGTATTCATTATGATAACTAA
- a CDS encoding phosphomevalonate kinase, whose translation MTKCSVPGKLFLAGEYAITAPGHTAVIAATAMGLNLTVTDAPTSSVTSNSIATAWHFNMAEPITVGQDHWRYVQAAIKMLQDYTQFETTLPTLSDVNITIESDLNGPYGKLGLGSSAAVVVGIIAALDAHFSLHLPRLTRFKLAGLAHYFVQKNGSLGDIAAITYGGVIAYQSPDLAQVIDTAQQWPTPGAITRDWPALNITPLPWPNHWRLLLGATHESADTKSAIHQLDLSATFLTQSQQAVSRVIQALTTHNYSQLVQAFQANQNLLQKHLPAGYVTPKLAHFLASLNQVAGKISGAGYGDNGFAVVTDDAAALIKVWQAGGIDPLFMTIFPENEVHYD comes from the coding sequence ATAACTAAATGCTCAGTTCCCGGTAAACTCTTTTTAGCTGGCGAATATGCCATTACGGCACCTGGCCATACCGCAGTTATCGCTGCCACAGCGATGGGGCTAAACTTAACCGTAACCGATGCCCCTACCTCATCCGTCACGTCTAATAGTATTGCGACAGCTTGGCATTTTAACATGGCGGAGCCGATCACCGTTGGGCAAGATCACTGGCGTTATGTGCAAGCCGCCATTAAAATGCTTCAAGACTATACCCAATTTGAAACAACTTTACCAACGCTATCAGACGTTAACATCACCATCGAAAGTGATTTAAACGGACCATATGGCAAACTGGGGCTCGGCTCTTCCGCAGCCGTCGTTGTTGGGATTATTGCCGCCCTTGATGCCCATTTTTCACTGCATTTGCCACGCCTAACTCGCTTTAAGCTGGCTGGTTTGGCTCATTATTTCGTGCAAAAAAATGGCTCCCTTGGCGACATTGCCGCCATTACATACGGTGGCGTGATTGCGTATCAAAGTCCGGATTTAGCCCAAGTGATCGATACGGCACAACAGTGGCCAACGCCGGGAGCGATTACACGCGACTGGCCAGCCCTCAACATTACCCCCTTACCTTGGCCAAACCACTGGCGCTTATTACTCGGCGCTACCCATGAATCAGCTGATACCAAATCAGCCATTCATCAGCTCGACCTTAGCGCTACTTTCTTGACGCAGAGTCAACAAGCCGTCTCACGTGTTATTCAAGCCTTAACGACGCATAACTATTCCCAATTAGTTCAGGCATTCCAAGCAAATCAAAACTTACTGCAAAAACACTTGCCAGCAGGTTATGTGACGCCAAAACTTGCCCATTTCCTCGCCAGCTTAAACCAAGTTGCCGGAAAAATTAGTGGTGCCGGTTATGGCGATAATGGTTTTGCCGTGGTCACTGATGATGCAGCGGCACTCATCAAAGTTTGGCAAGCGGGCGGTATTGATCCCCTATTTATGACGATTTTTCCCGAAAACGAGGTGCACTATGACTGA
- a CDS encoding OFA family MFS transporter, with product MENKWLRAALPALLIHGSIGTVYAWSVFKQAIADDIGASVANVEWAFSIAILFLGLSAAALGHFVEQDIKKSAILATIFFVTGMIGTGISIQQKSLLGIYLFYGVVMGIGLGIGYLTPVKNLMLWFKENKGLGTGLAVAGFGLAKMIFSPVMIELQLRIGLWQMFVILGGVFAVMMLAGAWLIRKPADWQEKPLKQPFNPLVLLKNGNFMGIWLMFYLNITAGLAIISQEKDILAGLRTPSGTAAFSLAAIAVVVSVDAFFNAAGRIGLASFSDRLQDRNTIYQVIFILSLVMALLAFFLPDQSAVMPVVIVATFFVINAGYGGGFSALPPLLADRFGMHAISKIHGLALTAWAAAGLSGNQLASLIVHGLGMPYQNVFIAIAILYAVALGIATFVVKPTQTIIE from the coding sequence ATGGAAAATAAATGGCTGCGGGCGGCATTGCCAGCGTTATTGATTCATGGCAGTATTGGAACGGTCTATGCTTGGAGTGTGTTTAAGCAGGCGATTGCCGATGATATCGGGGCATCGGTGGCTAACGTGGAGTGGGCCTTTTCAATTGCAATCTTATTTTTAGGGTTATCGGCAGCAGCTTTAGGTCACTTTGTGGAACAAGATATTAAGAAATCCGCCATCTTGGCGACGATTTTTTTTGTGACGGGGATGATCGGCACTGGCATCAGCATTCAACAAAAATCATTACTCGGAATTTATCTCTTTTATGGTGTGGTCATGGGCATTGGGTTAGGGATTGGTTATTTAACACCAGTCAAAAATTTGATGTTATGGTTTAAAGAAAATAAGGGCTTGGGAACGGGCTTGGCAGTAGCGGGTTTTGGCTTAGCCAAGATGATTTTTTCACCCGTGATGATCGAACTACAACTACGGATTGGCCTCTGGCAAATGTTTGTCATTTTGGGTGGCGTGTTTGCCGTGATGATGCTGGCAGGGGCTTGGTTGATTCGTAAGCCGGCTGATTGGCAAGAAAAGCCCCTCAAGCAGCCTTTTAATCCCCTGGTATTGCTCAAAAATGGTAACTTTATGGGGATTTGGTTGATGTTTTATTTAAACATTACTGCCGGTCTAGCCATTATCTCCCAAGAAAAAGATATTTTAGCTGGGTTACGTACCCCGTCGGGGACGGCGGCCTTTTCGCTGGCAGCAATTGCGGTGGTAGTGAGTGTGGATGCCTTTTTTAACGCCGCTGGGCGCATTGGGTTGGCGAGCTTCTCAGACCGCTTACAAGACCGCAATACGATTTATCAAGTGATTTTCATCCTGTCATTGGTGATGGCGTTATTAGCCTTTTTCTTACCGGATCAGAGTGCGGTGATGCCGGTTGTGATTGTGGCAACATTTTTTGTGATTAATGCCGGTTATGGTGGTGGTTTTTCAGCCTTACCACCTTTGTTAGCAGATCGATTTGGTATGCATGCGATTTCAAAAATTCACGGCCTAGCGTTAACGGCTTGGGCAGCAGCCGGTTTATCGGGAAATCAACTAGCGAGTTTGATTGTGCATGGTTTGGGGATGCCGTATCAAAATGTCTTTATCGCGATTGCGATTTTGTATGCGGTGGCTTTGGGGATTGCCACGTTTGTGGTGAAACCAACGCAAACCATTATCGAGTAA
- the fni gene encoding type 2 isopentenyl-diphosphate Delta-isomerase: MTESAQAHRKDEHLSLGVKLWRQQENNPIGATFADVRWLPATFPEMAVAEADVHTTLFNHTFDWPFYIEAMTGGSSLTGRINGQLASVAQKTGLAMAVGSQSIALKEPEAAQTFKIAREMHPDGFLIANLGADHPIAHVRDAIDMIDANAIELHVNVAQELVMAEGDRAFYWLDNLATVIAKSPVPVIIKEVGFGMSQSAFDTLKQLQPAAINVGGANGTNFAVIERRRNRQADNFNIDQFGLSTVESLLSAQLAQNTLPVIATGGIASANDIMTSLMLGATMTSSAGYMLNTLMTHGEAGLVDEIISWQRALPRLMTLLGARHISELQSKPRLYAPNLQNFINQTKNATP; this comes from the coding sequence ATGACTGAATCTGCACAAGCCCATCGCAAAGATGAACACCTATCACTTGGTGTCAAACTGTGGCGGCAACAAGAAAATAACCCCATTGGCGCAACTTTTGCCGATGTCCGCTGGTTACCAGCCACTTTCCCTGAAATGGCGGTCGCCGAAGCGGATGTTCACACAACATTGTTTAATCATACGTTTGACTGGCCTTTTTATATTGAAGCGATGACGGGTGGCTCAAGTCTGACCGGCCGCATCAATGGTCAACTCGCAAGCGTTGCTCAAAAAACTGGTTTAGCGATGGCCGTTGGCTCACAATCGATTGCACTCAAAGAACCGGAAGCCGCACAAACCTTTAAAATTGCCCGCGAAATGCATCCTGATGGCTTTTTAATCGCGAATCTAGGCGCTGATCATCCAATTGCCCATGTTCGTGACGCCATTGACATGATCGATGCCAATGCCATCGAATTACATGTCAATGTGGCACAGGAATTAGTGATGGCTGAAGGTGATCGTGCTTTTTATTGGCTTGATAACTTAGCAACTGTCATTGCAAAGTCGCCGGTACCGGTCATTATCAAAGAAGTTGGTTTTGGCATGAGTCAAAGTGCTTTTGACACCTTAAAGCAGTTACAACCTGCTGCTATTAATGTTGGTGGGGCCAATGGCACAAACTTTGCAGTGATTGAACGACGGCGTAATCGTCAAGCCGACAATTTTAATATTGATCAGTTTGGTTTATCAACCGTTGAAAGTTTACTATCAGCACAATTGGCGCAGAACACGCTGCCGGTGATTGCCACTGGTGGCATCGCGTCGGCTAATGACATCATGACAAGTCTCATGCTAGGCGCAACAATGACGTCCAGTGCAGGTTACATGCTCAACACTTTAATGACGCATGGCGAAGCCGGCCTCGTTGATGAAATTATCTCATGGCAACGTGCTTTACCACGCCTCATGACCCTACTTGGTGCACGTCACATCTCAGAGTTACAATCAAAACCGCGGTTGTATGCCCCAAATCTACAAAACTTTATCAACCAAACTAAAAACGCAACGCCTTAA
- the purB gene encoding adenylosuccinate lyase gives MIERYSRQALRDIWSIQNQYQTWLDVEIAVDAGWVAAGHIPAEDLEKIRQNATFDVDRIAEIELSTRHDVVAFTRNVSESLGEERKWIHYGLTSTDVVDTAQALRLRQANDIIKQDLQEWREAIKDLALKYKDTVMMGRTHGVHAEPTTFGLKMARFYASATRAIERFDRVAAEVETGKLSGAVGTFANVPPYVEAVAMKELGLTPQPIGSQVLPRDLHADYVQTIALIGTQMEELATEIRSLQRSEIHEVEEGFAKGQKGSSAMPHKRNPIGNENITGLARVLRGYAVTALEDVTLWHERDISHSSAERIILPDATTTLDYMLNRQTGILKNLGVFPETMRHNMDRTYGLIYSQRLLLSLIDAGLSREQAYDTVQPLTARSWDEQLMFRDLVDADPTITAHLTKEQIDDAFDYHYHLRHVDEIFMRVGLA, from the coding sequence ATGATTGAACGTTATTCTCGTCAAGCGCTTCGTGATATTTGGTCAATCCAAAACCAATATCAAACTTGGCTCGATGTTGAAATTGCTGTGGATGCCGGCTGGGTCGCTGCAGGGCACATTCCTGCAGAAGATTTGGAAAAAATCCGCCAAAACGCCACTTTTGACGTTGACCGCATTGCAGAGATTGAGTTATCAACGCGCCATGATGTTGTGGCATTTACGCGTAACGTGTCAGAATCACTTGGCGAAGAACGTAAGTGGATTCACTATGGCTTAACGTCAACTGATGTTGTTGATACAGCGCAAGCATTACGTTTGCGCCAAGCCAACGATATTATTAAGCAAGATTTGCAAGAATGGCGCGAAGCCATTAAAGATTTGGCCTTGAAGTATAAAGACACTGTCATGATGGGACGCACGCACGGTGTTCATGCCGAACCAACCACTTTTGGGTTGAAGATGGCGCGTTTCTATGCGTCAGCAACACGCGCGATTGAACGTTTTGATCGCGTGGCTGCTGAAGTCGAAACAGGTAAGTTATCTGGTGCCGTAGGAACGTTTGCCAATGTGCCACCTTATGTTGAAGCTGTGGCCATGAAGGAATTGGGCTTGACGCCACAACCAATTGGGTCACAAGTGTTGCCACGTGATTTGCATGCTGATTACGTGCAAACAATTGCGTTGATTGGAACACAAATGGAAGAATTGGCAACGGAAATTCGCTCATTGCAACGCTCAGAAATCCATGAAGTTGAAGAAGGTTTTGCTAAAGGGCAAAAGGGTTCTTCAGCAATGCCACACAAGCGTAACCCAATTGGTAATGAAAATATTACTGGTTTGGCACGTGTCTTGCGTGGCTATGCCGTAACAGCACTTGAAGATGTGACATTGTGGCATGAACGCGATATCTCACATTCTTCAGCCGAACGCATTATTTTGCCTGATGCGACGACAACCCTTGATTACATGTTGAATCGTCAAACAGGTATTTTGAAGAATTTGGGTGTCTTCCCTGAAACAATGCGTCACAATATGGATCGCACTTATGGTTTGATTTATTCACAACGTTTGTTGTTGAGCTTAATTGACGCCGGCTTATCACGTGAACAAGCCTATGATACGGTGCAACCATTGACAGCACGTTCATGGGATGAACAATTGATGTTCCGTGACTTGGTTGACGCGGACCCAACAATCACTGCCCATTTGACTAAAGAACAAATTGATGACGCGTTTGATTATCACTATCACTTGCGTCATGTTGATGAAATTTTTATGAGAGTAGGTTTGGCATGA
- a CDS encoding alpha/beta hydrolase, with protein MAQLEVNYYSQVLGMDRVMQVILPELSDHMPAWTAADLQDIPVLYLLHGMSGDQAVWSRRTSIERLVRQTPLAIVMPSTDLAWYTNTQYGMAYFDALCHELPQKVATLFPQISQKREKNFVAGLSMGGYGAFKMALASNQFSYAASLSGALLGDPNFPGRTTWQSPAYWAGIFGDMDQLQGSENDVIALAKTQVQTQPVRPKLYAWIGEQDYLYHNNLTTIPQIQALGYDVTFETSPGTHDWYYWDQHIERVLEWLPINYQPEERLS; from the coding sequence ATGGCACAGCTTGAAGTGAATTATTACTCACAAGTATTAGGAATGGATCGCGTGATGCAAGTGATTTTACCAGAACTATCTGATCACATGCCGGCATGGACAGCAGCTGACCTGCAAGATATTCCTGTTTTGTATTTATTGCATGGCATGTCGGGCGATCAAGCGGTCTGGTCACGGCGGACAAGTATTGAACGTCTCGTGCGACAAACGCCGTTAGCCATTGTCATGCCGTCGACTGATTTAGCTTGGTATACCAATACACAATATGGGATGGCTTATTTTGATGCGTTGTGCCATGAGTTACCGCAAAAAGTGGCAACATTGTTCCCACAAATTTCACAAAAACGTGAGAAAAATTTTGTGGCTGGTTTGTCAATGGGTGGGTACGGGGCCTTTAAAATGGCCTTGGCTAGCAACCAGTTTAGTTATGCTGCCTCACTTTCTGGCGCGCTACTGGGCGATCCAAATTTTCCTGGACGCACAACTTGGCAAAGTCCGGCCTACTGGGCCGGTATCTTTGGCGATATGGATCAGTTACAAGGTTCAGAAAATGATGTTATCGCGCTTGCCAAAACACAAGTCCAAACGCAACCTGTACGCCCGAAACTTTACGCCTGGATTGGGGAGCAGGACTATTTATATCACAATAATTTAACCACTATCCCACAAATTCAGGCCTTAGGCTATGACGTGACGTTTGAAACAAGTCCCGGCACTCATGATTGGTATTATTGGGATCAACATATCGAACGCGTCCTCGAATGGCTGCCAATTAACTATCAACCAGAAGAACGGTTGTCTTAA
- a CDS encoding AI-2E family transporter, with product MREQSWYRRWLSGNNLLNGLLVILLILLIIFLSWQVRFILEPIRALFTAVGAPILIAGVLYYLLSPLVKLLTRYTHIPRALAIGLILIAIIGLAAGLITMLVVVLRFQVMTFIDNWPSYWHTSQNFINETFKSSQFKPVREFLNTTNTGINQNVIDWSKKYLTTGVAGISSLASTLTSVGITAVSTPFILYYMLLDGHKFSGFVAEKFPPKAQHSLRELLTDISKQIAKYIRGQLGVGLAVMIMFGIGYTVIGLPYGILLAMMAGFFNMIPYVGSILAQVPVFIVALIAGGPKLLILVIIVLVIEQPIEGHVIAPKILGDALAIHPVTVIVVLLTGAHIFGVLGVILGVPTYAVLKVLVTRIYTWWRSNSALFKEGTEEVEQ from the coding sequence ATGAGAGAACAATCATGGTATCGACGCTGGCTGTCAGGCAATAACTTATTGAACGGGTTATTGGTGATTTTACTGATTTTATTAATTATTTTTTTGAGTTGGCAAGTGCGGTTTATTTTGGAACCTATCCGTGCCTTATTTACGGCTGTTGGGGCGCCAATTTTAATCGCTGGGGTTTTGTACTATCTGTTGAGCCCCTTGGTAAAATTACTCACACGTTATACCCATATTCCAAGAGCGTTGGCAATTGGTTTGATATTAATTGCCATTATTGGGCTTGCTGCTGGCTTAATCACGATGTTAGTCGTCGTTTTGCGTTTTCAAGTGATGACGTTTATTGATAATTGGCCAAGTTATTGGCATACCAGTCAAAACTTTATTAACGAAACGTTTAAGTCTAGTCAATTTAAACCGGTACGGGAATTCTTAAATACGACCAACACCGGCATTAACCAAAATGTGATTGACTGGAGTAAAAAATACCTGACAACAGGGGTAGCTGGCATTAGCTCACTGGCGTCAACACTGACATCGGTTGGGATTACAGCCGTATCGACACCGTTTATTTTGTACTATATGTTGCTAGATGGGCATAAGTTTTCAGGCTTTGTTGCTGAAAAGTTTCCCCCTAAAGCACAACACTCATTACGGGAATTATTAACCGATATTAGTAAGCAAATTGCTAAATATATTCGTGGACAATTGGGCGTTGGTTTGGCTGTCATGATTATGTTTGGGATTGGGTATACGGTTATTGGTTTACCTTATGGCATTTTACTGGCGATGATGGCAGGTTTCTTCAATATGATTCCTTACGTCGGCTCAATTTTAGCTCAGGTACCCGTTTTCATTGTGGCCCTCATTGCTGGTGGCCCTAAATTGCTCATTTTGGTGATTATTGTGCTAGTGATTGAACAACCAATTGAAGGACATGTTATCGCGCCTAAAATTTTAGGGGATGCTTTGGCGATTCATCCGGTGACCGTTATTGTGGTATTGTTAACTGGTGCGCATATTTTTGGGGTGCTCGGCGTGATTTTGGGTGTGCCAACTTACGCGGTCCTCAAGGTCCTTGTGACGCGAATTTATACATGGTGGCGTAGTAACTCTGCCTTATTTAAAGAAGGAACGGAAGAAGTAGAACAATGA
- the hpt gene encoding hypoxanthine phosphoribosyltransferase: MTSLINHPAIKTVLATETDIQAQVQRVANELTSKFAHNDKRPVFIAVLKGGVIFATDLLRKMPLDVDFDFVDVKSYSGAASTGQVKVVHDVSMDLTGRDVVIVDEIIDSGRTMQWLQNYFELKGAASVTTVALADKKAARVVDFDVDYFGLDVPDEFLVGYGMDYNNFFRNLPVIAIIDFDKIDLIK, encoded by the coding sequence ATGACATCACTAATTAACCATCCAGCAATTAAGACAGTTTTAGCAACAGAAACAGATATTCAAGCACAAGTGCAACGTGTGGCGAATGAACTTACCAGTAAATTTGCGCATAATGACAAGCGGCCAGTTTTTATTGCAGTCCTCAAGGGCGGGGTGATTTTTGCCACGGATTTACTCCGGAAAATGCCACTGGATGTTGACTTTGACTTTGTCGATGTCAAAAGTTATTCAGGCGCTGCTTCAACTGGTCAAGTTAAAGTGGTCCATGACGTGAGCATGGATTTAACAGGACGTGATGTCGTGATTGTCGATGAAATTATTGATTCTGGTCGGACAATGCAATGGTTGCAAAACTATTTTGAACTCAAAGGGGCAGCCAGTGTCACGACAGTGGCTTTAGCTGATAAAAAGGCTGCTCGGGTGGTTGACTTTGACGTTGATTACTTTGGCCTTGATGTGCCCGATGAATTCTTAGTTGGCTATGGTATGGATTACAATAATTTCTTCCGTAATTTACCGGTTATTGCCATTATTGATTTTGATAAAATTGATTTGATTAAGTAA